Proteins encoded together in one Ipomoea triloba cultivar NCNSP0323 chromosome 4, ASM357664v1 window:
- the LOC116015676 gene encoding protein SPT2 homolog produces MIQQAMSRYASDEYEDLDEYEEDGEEGEGGYEEEEYEQEETHEPSMEELEYLELRQKLKERFRKKMKKELGTGSASSSRNIKSSSSKDNFGSFFGPSQPVIAQRVIQESKSLLENPDLAAKVMRKNTDNGRVHASNSVRPKSSTSNHAPKVSNGVKTKIQMLKNTRDYSFLLSDDADVPAPSKASLPPKSSAPNSDSRSAQFVPRDRKPSSSMGRKLPNSHDGRKPLPGGVSQMKPKAGIQKNVSASKPSQPAREPKKEPIRSNGSVRGQPMAPKNHPLKPSTGMNERKSSTWDMKRPMPNLPRPNPSKLQPSISKQALVQKKMPQESSKPKMIQKPAMPSSRPPVAMQKHAVPSSKPQVVMQKRVVPSSRPPQIKQPPVKNPAQRPAKRPMRWDDEEEDGAAAISMIRQMFRYNPNGYRDDDDDSDMEAGFDDILKEERHSEKIGRKEDEEELRKIEEEERREQMRRQAKKRKMIAR; encoded by the exons ATGATTCAACAAGCTATGTCGAGATATGCCAGTGAT GAATATGAAGATTTGGATGAGTATGAGGAGGATGGTGAAGAGGGAGAAGGGGGCTATGAAGAGGAGGAGTATGAGCAGGAAGAAACACATGAGCCTTCAATGGAGGAGTTGGAATATTTGGAACTAAGGCAAAAACTGAAAGAAAGATTtagaaagaagatgaagaaagagttgggaACTGGAAGTGCTTCCAGTTCCCGTAATATCAAGAGTTCTTCGTCCAAGGATAA TTTTGGTTCCTTCTTTGGACCTTCACAGCCAGTTATAGCTCAAAGAGTAATTCAAGAAAGCAAGTCCTTATTGGAAAACCCTGATTTGGCAGCTAAAGTTATGAGGAAAAATACTGAT AATGGTAGGGTTCATGCCTCGAACTCTGTGAGACCAAAGTCCAGTACTAGTAACCATGCACCAAAAGTTTCCAATGGG GTTAAAACAAAAATCCAGATGCTAAAAAACACAAGGGATTATTCGTTTTTGTTATCTGATGATGCGGATGTTCCTGCTCCTTCAAAAGCTTCTTTGCCTCCAAAAAGCTCTGCTCCCAATTCTG ATTCACGGTCAGCACAATTTGTACCTAGGGATCGGAAACCTTCTAGCAGTATGGGGAGAAAACTTCCTAACAGTCATGATGGCAGGAAGCCTCTTCCTGGTGGGGTTAGCCAAATGAAACCTAAAGCTGGGATTCAGAAAAATGTTTCTGCCAGTAAACCAAGTCAGCCAGCAAGAGAACCTAAGAAAGAACCTATTAGAAGTAATGGGAGTGTTCGGGGTCAGCCTATGGCACCAAAAAATCATCCTTTGAAGCCTTCAACAGGTATGAATGAGAGGAAGTCTTCAACATGGGATATGAAAAGACCCATGCCTAACTTGCCTAGACCAAACCCTTCAAAACTGCAACCTTCCATTTCAAAACAAGCCTTGGTACAGAAAAAGATGCCTCAAGAATCTAGCAAGCCAAAAATGATTCAGAAACCAGCTATGCCATCCTCAAGACCTCCGGTGGCAATGCAGAAACATGCAGTGCCCTCCTCTAAACCTCAGGTGGTAATGCAGAAACGAGTGGTTCCATCTTCTAGACCCCCCCAG ATTAAGCAGCCGCCTGTGAAAAATCCAGCACAACGCCCGGCAAAGAGACCAATGAGATgggatgatgaagaagaagatggagcAGCAGCTATTAGTATGATTAGACAGATGTTTAG GTATAATCCCAATGGGTAccgtgatgatgatgatgatagtgatatggaggctGGTTTTGATGACATACTGAAGGAGGAAAGGCATAG TGAGAAGATTGGGAGGAAGGAGGATGAGGAAGAGCTACGTAAGAtagaagaagaggaaagaagGGAACAAATGAGAAGACAGGCAAAGAAGCGCAAGATGATTGCACGATGA
- the LOC116015677 gene encoding uncharacterized protein LOC116015677: protein MAVAIARPLIRRLFFPSSTTISPAPTPKFELLANNNFATSTTRARRNKTKANEITSSIAQKKKSRESLVKKRTRSEKEFDEDSFLKLYGNENSSHVPVLLGEVLDVFASLRLRSFVDCTLGAAGHSSAIIQAHPEMQVYVGLDVDPLAHQMAQDRINVILKKDSSYTDSDLKVHTYLKNFKDVKSVLCEVDKGLLTSGIDGILMDLGMSSMQVNDAERGFSVLKDGPLDMRMDPKATLKAEDILNSWPAAEVGRILRDYGEESNWHFLQNKIVKARLSGGLHSTGQLVDLIQNSTSRTKGRQGWIKTATRVFQALRIAVNDELRTLEDSIYSCFNSLAPGGRLAIISFHSLEDRIVKQAFLGVMNGGGIKGEEERCCHGLKTFGEDGEREAWVKQIMQGQNGTILTKRPITPSQKEEMLNSRSRSAKLRVIQKV from the exons ATGGCTGTGGCGATTGCTAGACCGTTAATCCGGCGGCTCTTCTTTCCCTCCTCAACCACCATATCGCCGGCGCCGACTCCGAAATTCGAGCTCCTCGCAAACAATAATTTCGCCACTTCCACCACTCGCGCCAGGAGAAACAAAACGAAAGCCAATGAGATTACGAGCAGTATCGCGCAGAAGAAGAAAAGCAGAGAGTCTCTGGTGAAGAAAAGGACTCGGTCAGAGAAGGAGTTTGACGAGGATAGCTTTCTGAAGCTCTACGGGAATGAAAATTCTTCCCACGTCCCCGTCTTGCTTGGCGAAGTGCTGGATGTTTTTGCCTCTCTCCGCCTCCGCTCCTTCGTCGATTGCACTCTCGGCGCCGCCGGTCACTCTTCTGCG ATTATTCAGGCTCATCCTGAAATGCAAGTATATGTTGGGCTTGATGTTGATCCACTTGCACATCAAATGGCTCAAGATCGAATAAATGTTATCTTAAAGAAGGATTCTAGTTACACAGATTCAGATTTGAAGGTGCATAcctatttgaaaaattttaaggatgTGAAGTCCGTGCTCTGTGAGGTTGACAAGGGACTATTAACTTCTGGAATTGATGGGATCTTGATGGACTTGGGAATGTCCTCTATGCAG GTGAATGATGCTGAAAGAGGTTTTAGTGTGCTGAAAGATGGACCCCTTGATATGCGAATGGATCCTAAG GCAACTCTGAAAGCGGAAGACATATTAAATTCTTGGCCAGCTGCTGAGGTGGGGCGAATTCTACGTGATTATGGGGAAGAAAGCAATTGGCACTTTCTTCAAAACAAAATTGTTAAGGCCCGCTTGAGTGGAGGATTGCACTCTACTGGTCAACTAGTTGATCTTATTCAGAATTCGACTTCCAGGACAAAAG GAAGACAAGGTTGGATAAAGACAGCAACACGAGTGTTCCAAGCTCTTAGGATAGCTGTTAATGATGAACTCAGGACACTGGAGGATTCCATCTATTCGTGTTTTAACTCCCTTGCTCCTGGTGGGAGGCTTGCTATCATCTCATTCCACAGCTTGGAGGACAGAATAGTGAAACAGGCATTTCTCGGTGTTATGAATGGTGGCGGGATTAAAGGTGAAGAAGAAAGATGCTGTCATGGTTTAAAAACATTTGGCGAAGATGGTGAAAGAGAAGCGTGGGTTAAACAGATAATGCAAGGACAAAATGGAACTATACTCACTAAGAGACCCATAACTCCATCTCAAAAGGAAGAGATGTTGAACTCTCGAAGCCGCAGTGCCAAACTGAGAGTAATTCAGAAAGTTTGA